From Solea solea chromosome 20, fSolSol10.1, whole genome shotgun sequence, one genomic window encodes:
- the LOC131447162 gene encoding transmembrane and death domain protein 1-like isoform X1 yields MKGWKLCLIFIFPLLTSTLGGEDTVAEDIGVHQLERLVEMLTVKECEDLLRTLSHPEENIFHRLERLSPKKNLSALKPRTKRDTSLFVDSEAQCQAALTEWLLQYGDHTYYDRLTRALQHIGRSDIAIEVGKNINQDKVLKLKRYVDGYHKYVSSLNVPSVQVDPKQDAGQKVKKRTVRDLSWRDLDLIVERAPVPPYMKGPMDVFLPVLYGFMMGFTGTLFVGVLIFIIVSRKQLSHQPRVKISSSCRSSWSPPPLLCPPFFFHPDRSRQMLHICESGSVGFFLLLLKGSFSVSTGVCLFVCVNCWVSLLYIIV; encoded by the exons ATGAAAGGCTGGAAACTCTGTCTCATCTTCATCTTTCCACTGCTGACTTCAACTCTTGGAGGAGAGGACACGGTGGCAGAAGACATCGGTGTCCATCAACTGGAGCGATTAGTGGAGATGCTGACGGTAAAGGAGTGCGAAGATCTTCTACGCACTCTCTCCCACCCGGAGGAAAATATATTCCATCGACTTGAACGCCTCTCGccgaaaaaaaatctatcagcTCTTAAGCCCCGCACCAAAAGAGACACATCTTTATTTGTGGACAGTGAGGCTCAGTGTCAGGCAGCCCTCACAGAGTGGCTGCTGCAGTACGGTGACCACACCTACTATGACAGGCTCACACGCGCCTTGCAGCACATTGGCAGAAGTGACATCGCCATTGAAGTGGGGAAGAACATCAATCAGGACAAAGTGTTGAAGCTGAAGCGCTACGTGGACGGTTATCACAAATATGTGAGCTCTTTAAACGTCCCGTCAGTACAAGTGGATCCAAAACAAGATGCAGGTCAGAAGGTCAAGAAAAGAACTGTGAGGGATCTGAGTTGGCGTGACCTTGACCTGATTGTGGAGCGAGCGCCTGTTCCCCCGTACATGAAGGGACCCATGGACGTATTTCTGCCAGTCTTGTATGGCTTCATGATGGGCTTCACAGGTACTTTGTTTGTAGGTGTCCTTATCTTCATTATTGTCAGCAGAAAACAGCTGAGTCATCAACCGAGGGTCAAGATCAGCTCCAGCTGCAG GAGTTCCTggtctccccctcctctcctctgtcccccatttttctttcaccccgaccggtcgaggcagatgctgcacatctgtgagtctggttctgtcggattttttcttcttctgttaaaagggagtttttctgtctccactggtgtttgtttgtttgtttgtgtgaattgttgggtttctcttctctataTAATAGTGTAA
- the LOC131447162 gene encoding transmembrane and death domain protein 1-like isoform X2 has protein sequence MKGWKLCLIFIFPLLTSTLGGEDTVAEDIGVHQLERLVEMLTVKECEDLLRTLSHPEENIFHRLERLSPKKNLSALKPRTKRDTSLFVDSEAQCQAALTEWLLQYGDHTYYDRLTRALQHIGRSDIAIEVGKNINQDKVLKLKRYVDGYHKYVSSLNVPSVQVDPKQDAGQKVKKRTVRDLSWRDLDLIVERAPVPPYMKGPMDVFLPVLYGFMMGFTGVPGLPLLSSVPHFSFTPTGRGRCCTSVSLVLSDFFFFC, from the exons ATGAAAGGCTGGAAACTCTGTCTCATCTTCATCTTTCCACTGCTGACTTCAACTCTTGGAGGAGAGGACACGGTGGCAGAAGACATCGGTGTCCATCAACTGGAGCGATTAGTGGAGATGCTGACGGTAAAGGAGTGCGAAGATCTTCTACGCACTCTCTCCCACCCGGAGGAAAATATATTCCATCGACTTGAACGCCTCTCGccgaaaaaaaatctatcagcTCTTAAGCCCCGCACCAAAAGAGACACATCTTTATTTGTGGACAGTGAGGCTCAGTGTCAGGCAGCCCTCACAGAGTGGCTGCTGCAGTACGGTGACCACACCTACTATGACAGGCTCACACGCGCCTTGCAGCACATTGGCAGAAGTGACATCGCCATTGAAGTGGGGAAGAACATCAATCAGGACAAAGTGTTGAAGCTGAAGCGCTACGTGGACGGTTATCACAAATATGTGAGCTCTTTAAACGTCCCGTCAGTACAAGTGGATCCAAAACAAGATGCAGGTCAGAAGGTCAAGAAAAGAACTGTGAGGGATCTGAGTTGGCGTGACCTTGACCTGATTGTGGAGCGAGCGCCTGTTCCCCCGTACATGAAGGGACCCATGGACGTATTTCTGCCAGTCTTGTATGGCTTCATGATGGGCTTCACAG GAGTTCCTggtctccccctcctctcctctgtcccccatttttctttcaccccgaccggtcgaggcagatgctgcacatctgtgagtctggttctgtcggattttttcttcttctgttaa